CTGTTACTTTGCCAAGGATCGCAATTCCATTTTGACTCATGCTGCCCCAAGCCAGCCGATGCGAGTTATTTCTGTGAATGCAGTTTAACCGAGGTGGAAGGCTGCGGCTGAGATTTAAGCGATATACTCCTTCGCGCTGCTTCCACAAATTGGCTGACGCGAATCGGATCGATCGGCTGGTCCCGGCGTCCGTGTCGCTTCAGCGAACTGGAAACGATCGCGCCATCAGCTGCCTGCATCAGGGTAGAAATATTTTCCCAATTGGCTCCGCTACCGATAAACACCGGCGTTCCGTTTGCTGCCGCTCTTGCCAGTTCCAGATCTTCTAAACTGGGAGGGCTGCCTGTGGCCCAACCTGACAAAATTACCGCATCGGCTAAACCCCGCTCGATCGTATCTTGCACCGCTACCGTAAGATTGGGAGAACCGAGAGGCCGTGCGTGCTTTACCAATACATCTGCCAATATTTTGATATCGCTGCCTAACTCACGCCGATACCGCAGCAGTTGATGTGCCTGTCCTTCAATCAATCCTTGGTCGGTGGCCATCACCCCGGTCAGGACGTTGACCCGGATAAACTGAGCTCTCACACAAGATGCGATCGCCATACTACTGCGAGCGTCGTTACGTAAAACGTTGATTCCGATCGGCACCGTTATCAAATTCATCAGTCGATCGACGATCAGCGTCATGGCACTCACCACCGCTGGGTCTACCTGGCCGTTTGTAAACGGCGCATCGAAAAAGTTCTCTACCATAATGCCATCTACGCCTCCAGAAGCTAAGGCCGTTGCCTCTTGCTCGGCGCGATCGATCGCAGCTTTTAGGCTACCCCCCCAGCGGGCCGATGTGGGTAGCGGCAATAAATGAACGACTCCAATAATAGGATGCAGCGTTTTGAAAATCTGTTTTAAGTCCACCTGATTTACTATTCCGACTCACCGGCAAAGTCAGTCTACCCTTTTCACCACATTCGAGTACTTTCGTCAACTATTTACTCAAATTTATCTACCAAATCAAAATGGCAGAAATTC
This window of the Aerosakkonema funiforme FACHB-1375 genome carries:
- the btpA gene encoding photosystem I biogenesis protein BtpA — protein: MDLKQIFKTLHPIIGVVHLLPLPTSARWGGSLKAAIDRAEQEATALASGGVDGIMVENFFDAPFTNGQVDPAVVSAMTLIVDRLMNLITVPIGINVLRNDARSSMAIASCVRAQFIRVNVLTGVMATDQGLIEGQAHQLLRYRRELGSDIKILADVLVKHARPLGSPNLTVAVQDTIERGLADAVILSGWATGSPPSLEDLELARAAANGTPVFIGSGANWENISTLMQAADGAIVSSSLKRHGRRDQPIDPIRVSQFVEAARRSISLKSQPQPSTSVKLHSQK